From Streptomyces zhihengii, the proteins below share one genomic window:
- a CDS encoding TetR/AcrR family transcriptional regulator, protein MARTTDGEGTPVPQRLLATATRLFAEQGYDRTSVQEIVEKAGVTKGALYHYFGSKEDLLQEVYARVLRVQQERLDAYADADEPIEDRLRGAAADVVVTTIDNLDDAAIFFRSMHHLSPEKHKQVRAERRRYHERFRALVEEGQRSGVFSTATPADLVVDYHFGSVHHLSTWYRPDGPLTKQQVADHLADLLLRALRP, encoded by the coding sequence ATGGCCAGGACCACGGACGGGGAGGGGACCCCCGTACCGCAGAGACTGCTGGCCACCGCCACCCGCCTGTTCGCGGAGCAGGGGTACGACCGCACCTCGGTCCAGGAGATCGTGGAGAAGGCCGGCGTCACCAAGGGCGCCCTCTACCACTACTTCGGCTCCAAGGAGGACCTCCTCCAGGAGGTCTACGCCCGCGTCCTGCGCGTCCAGCAGGAACGCCTCGACGCCTACGCGGACGCCGACGAACCGATCGAGGACCGGCTGCGGGGCGCCGCGGCCGACGTCGTCGTCACCACCATCGACAACCTCGACGACGCGGCGATCTTCTTCCGCTCCATGCACCACCTGAGCCCCGAGAAGCACAAGCAGGTCCGCGCCGAGCGCCGCCGCTACCACGAGCGCTTCCGGGCCCTGGTGGAGGAGGGGCAGCGCAGCGGCGTCTTCTCCACGGCCACCCCCGCCGACCTCGTCGTCGACTACCACTTCGGCTCGGTCCACCACCTCTCGACGTGGTACCGCCCCGACGGCCCCCTCACCAAGCAGCAGGTCGCCGACCACCTCGCCGACCTCCTCCTGCGCGCGCTGCGCCCGTAG
- a CDS encoding FG-GAP repeat domain-containing protein has product MPRTRTARRLAAAVSTVLAVTLGAGGMSAPALAASPVSAVAAPAEAGARATADEGVSPFPAGFRLTGATATGYLVRSETSLEHRWVSAADGEHTTLASSSAANATGIGDLVVDRAPNAAVLRDMAAGTQLLRVAFPVGSGISYAGGAGRTIFTTVVDEGGRTVLRGHGVDGVVTPLTGLPAGATAIAVGAATPEHALVTFTAASGERTWGFVDLAASTVSVHGPIPPAGLKGDVAVSRTHLAWVEEEGSKGSVVVVTRATGTTQRIPLGASAYGVEIGLAGDWLTYGERGGHTSGTPDPMHALTARHLTNGTVRRLLDHVNSAATGPDGSLYVRGGTVAKGEGVYRVAPPAAGGAPSAELVATTGESTALSLRGHDIGSVIDLDAPHGQRALTWRLSRHNADLTGTLRHVRTGKTMRFSVTHPYTPDYTFPWQGDLGFDERVSAYNGEYTWEFTARPLNGIGPDLKASGRFTVTRAPSAHDFTDNGAPDLLARDAGGRLWRLDTDYWAYADQLDGTDRALVGGGWNTYDLIESAGDLAGARTDDLVARDRSGVLWLYLGKGDGTFTARTRVGGGWGGYTSVAAGGDLTGDGRADLVASDASGVLWLHRGTGDRSAPFAARTRVGGGWGIYDSLTLAGDLAGAKAGDLLARDHSGVLWLYLGKGDGTFTARTRVGGGWGAMPQLVAIGDADRDGRADLLTVGSDGLKWLYKGTGDRAVPFRQRSLANLVLPEWDGNHLV; this is encoded by the coding sequence GTGCCTCGCACCCGTACGGCCCGGCGGCTCGCCGCGGCCGTCTCCACCGTCCTCGCCGTCACGCTCGGAGCCGGCGGCATGAGCGCCCCGGCCCTGGCCGCGTCCCCCGTGTCCGCGGTCGCCGCGCCGGCGGAGGCGGGGGCGCGCGCCACGGCCGACGAGGGCGTGTCGCCGTTCCCCGCCGGCTTCAGGCTCACCGGGGCGACCGCGACGGGGTACCTGGTCAGGTCCGAGACGTCACTGGAGCACCGCTGGGTCAGCGCCGCGGACGGCGAGCACACGACCCTGGCGTCCTCCTCGGCGGCCAACGCCACAGGCATCGGGGACCTGGTGGTGGACCGCGCGCCGAACGCGGCCGTGCTGCGCGACATGGCCGCCGGCACCCAACTGCTGCGTGTGGCCTTCCCCGTGGGCTCGGGCATCTCCTACGCGGGTGGGGCGGGCCGGACGATCTTCACCACCGTCGTCGACGAGGGCGGCCGGACCGTCCTGCGCGGGCACGGCGTGGACGGCGTGGTCACCCCGCTCACCGGGCTGCCCGCCGGCGCCACCGCGATCGCCGTCGGCGCCGCCACCCCGGAACACGCCCTCGTCACCTTCACCGCGGCGTCGGGGGAGCGCACCTGGGGCTTCGTGGACCTGGCCGCGTCCACCGTCTCCGTCCACGGGCCGATTCCCCCGGCGGGCCTCAAGGGGGACGTGGCCGTCTCCCGCACCCACCTCGCCTGGGTCGAGGAGGAGGGCTCGAAGGGATCGGTGGTCGTCGTGACCCGCGCCACCGGAACGACCCAGCGGATCCCGCTCGGCGCCTCGGCGTACGGCGTCGAGATCGGTTTGGCCGGCGACTGGCTGACCTACGGCGAGCGCGGCGGGCACACCTCCGGGACCCCGGACCCGATGCACGCGCTGACCGCGCGCCACCTGACGAACGGGACCGTCCGCCGGCTGCTCGACCACGTGAACTCGGCGGCCACGGGCCCCGACGGCTCCCTGTACGTGCGCGGCGGCACGGTGGCGAAGGGCGAGGGCGTCTACCGCGTCGCGCCGCCGGCGGCCGGCGGGGCCCCGTCCGCGGAACTCGTGGCGACGACGGGCGAGTCCACGGCGCTCAGCCTGCGCGGCCACGACATCGGGTCCGTGATCGACCTCGACGCACCGCACGGGCAGCGCGCGCTGACCTGGCGGCTGTCACGTCACAACGCGGACCTCACGGGGACGCTGCGGCACGTGCGCACCGGGAAGACCATGCGCTTCTCCGTCACCCACCCGTACACGCCCGACTACACCTTCCCGTGGCAGGGCGACCTGGGCTTCGACGAAAGGGTGTCCGCCTACAACGGCGAGTACACCTGGGAGTTCACCGCCCGTCCGCTGAACGGCATCGGCCCCGACCTGAAGGCGTCCGGCCGCTTCACCGTCACGCGCGCCCCCTCCGCGCACGACTTCACGGACAACGGCGCCCCCGACCTCCTCGCCCGGGACGCCGGCGGCCGGCTCTGGCGGCTCGACACCGACTACTGGGCCTACGCCGACCAGCTCGACGGCACGGACCGGGCGCTCGTCGGCGGCGGATGGAACACCTACGACCTGATCGAGTCCGCCGGGGACCTCGCCGGGGCACGCACCGACGACCTGGTGGCCCGGGACCGCTCGGGCGTGCTGTGGCTGTACCTCGGCAAGGGCGACGGCACCTTCACCGCCCGCACCCGGGTCGGCGGCGGCTGGGGCGGCTACACCTCCGTCGCCGCGGGCGGCGACCTCACCGGCGACGGCCGCGCCGACCTCGTCGCGTCCGACGCGTCCGGTGTCCTGTGGCTCCACCGGGGCACCGGCGACCGGAGCGCGCCGTTCGCCGCCCGCACCCGGGTCGGCGGCGGCTGGGGGATCTACGACAGCCTCACCCTGGCGGGCGACCTGGCCGGGGCGAAGGCCGGCGACCTGCTGGCCCGGGACCACTCGGGCGTGCTCTGGCTGTACCTCGGCAAGGGGGACGGCACCTTCACCGCCCGGACCCGGGTCGGCGGCGGCTGGGGAGCGATGCCGCAGCTCGTCGCCATCGGCGACGCCGACCGCGACGGACGGGCGGACCTGCTGACCGTCGGCTCGGACGGCCTCAAGTGGCTGTACAAGGGCACCGGCGACCGCGCCGTGCCCTTCCGGCAGCGCAGCCTCGCCAACCTGGTCCTCCCGGAGTGGGACGGCAACCACCTGGTCTGA
- a CDS encoding acyl-CoA dehydrogenase family protein, which translates to MDFAFDARTEELRARLLAFMDEHVHPAEEIEHEQRARLASPWDTPAIVEELKAEARRQGLWNLFLPDSEYGAGLTNLQYAPLAEITGRSPHLAPTALNCAAPDTGNMEVLSQFGSAEQKKQWLEPLLAGEIRSAFAMTEPEVASSDATNIRTRIDRDGDDYVVNGRKWYISGAMNPKCEIFIVMGKTDPDGEDIRRQQSMILVPRDTPGVEIRRAMQVYGYEDHSHGGHAEVVFTDARVPASNLIGEEGGGFAIAQARLGPGRIHHCMRLIGMAERAIELMCRRAVSREAFGKALAQQGVVQNWIADARVTVEQLRLLVLKTAWLMDTVGNRGAHTEIQAIKIATPRAVVDILDKAVQVHGAGGVSQDFPLAELWASARTLKLADGPDEVHQRSLARRELKRYL; encoded by the coding sequence ATGGACTTCGCATTCGACGCCCGCACCGAGGAACTCCGCGCCCGGCTGCTGGCCTTCATGGACGAGCACGTCCACCCGGCCGAGGAGATCGAGCACGAGCAGCGCGCCCGTCTCGCCTCCCCGTGGGACACCCCCGCGATCGTCGAGGAGCTCAAGGCGGAGGCCCGCAGGCAGGGCCTGTGGAACCTCTTCCTCCCCGACTCCGAGTACGGCGCCGGTCTGACCAACCTCCAGTACGCGCCGCTCGCCGAGATCACCGGCCGCAGCCCCCATCTCGCGCCCACCGCGCTGAACTGCGCCGCCCCGGACACCGGGAACATGGAGGTGCTGTCGCAGTTCGGCAGCGCGGAGCAGAAGAAGCAGTGGCTGGAGCCGCTGCTCGCCGGGGAGATCCGTTCCGCCTTCGCGATGACCGAGCCGGAGGTCGCCTCCTCCGACGCGACGAACATCCGCACCCGGATCGACCGGGACGGCGACGACTACGTCGTCAACGGCCGCAAGTGGTACATCTCCGGGGCGATGAACCCCAAGTGCGAGATCTTCATCGTGATGGGCAAGACCGACCCGGACGGCGAGGACATCCGGCGCCAGCAGTCGATGATCCTGGTGCCGCGCGACACCCCGGGCGTCGAGATCCGGCGCGCGATGCAGGTGTACGGCTACGAGGACCACTCCCACGGCGGCCACGCCGAGGTCGTCTTCACCGACGCCCGGGTCCCCGCCTCCAACCTGATCGGCGAGGAGGGCGGCGGCTTCGCCATCGCCCAGGCCCGCCTCGGGCCCGGCCGCATCCACCACTGCATGCGCCTGATCGGCATGGCCGAGCGGGCGATCGAGCTGATGTGCCGGCGCGCGGTCTCCCGTGAGGCGTTCGGCAAGGCGCTCGCCCAGCAGGGCGTGGTCCAGAACTGGATCGCCGACGCCCGGGTCACCGTGGAGCAGCTCCGGCTGCTGGTGCTGAAGACCGCCTGGCTGATGGACACCGTGGGCAACCGCGGGGCGCACACCGAGATCCAGGCCATCAAGATCGCGACGCCGCGTGCCGTGGTGGACATCCTCGACAAGGCGGTCCAGGTGCACGGCGCGGGCGGCGTCAGCCAGGACTTCCCGCTGGCGGAGCTGTGGGCGTCGGCCCGCACCCTGAAGCTGGCGGACGGCCCCGACGAGGTGCACCAGCGCTCCCTGGCCCGCCGGGAGCTGAAGCGCTACCTCTGA